A genome region from Nocardiopsis exhalans includes the following:
- a CDS encoding STAS domain-containing protein yields MTSDISIRREDGVVVVAPVGEMDAVTSPALADALDEVLAAPLPQGVVVDLAKVGFCDSRCIGVLVSAFRQARDLGLGLIVAEPQQQVNRLFVIAGIDQVIPIDASTDHAVGALKG; encoded by the coding sequence GTGACGTCAGACATCTCGATCCGTCGCGAGGATGGCGTCGTCGTCGTGGCCCCGGTGGGGGAGATGGACGCGGTCACCTCGCCCGCGCTCGCGGACGCCCTGGACGAGGTCCTGGCGGCGCCCCTGCCCCAAGGGGTGGTGGTCGACCTCGCCAAGGTGGGCTTCTGTGACTCCCGCTGCATCGGTGTGCTGGTCTCCGCCTTCCGGCAGGCCCGCGACCTCGGGTTGGGCCTCATCGTCGCCGAGCCCCAGCAGCAGGTGAACCGCCTGTTCGTGATCGCCGGGATCGACCAGGTCATCCCGATCGACGCCAGCACCGATCACGCCGTGGGAGCGCTCAAGGGCTGA
- a CDS encoding anti-sigma factor RsbA family regulatory protein, giving the protein MTFEHQGLLFRRGRRFHEVARERLRSAVREDAHAVLSVTDPAALLDGLTPHERDRVDVIARESLYDAPGRTLAALHRLALAHGPGPVCVVAEPPLAELSDGSTMELREWHRLESVLSTALAPMSMRLLCVHDQRTLGPGVRAAVRATHPALVDEEGPRPNPAYLGTQAFGRRPLAPEPIPVRGPVHRLEICQSLPRLRGDLTSLGEAVGLPRDRVDSVVVAVNELAANVLEHGAGKGSVHVWRGEDRWVCDVFDEQGGLTDPLVGYRPADTLRPRGYGLWIARQSCDFLEISGSDQGSLVRLHFFDQQARFDQQARLEERAQLEERVRAEQPRPDGQRQRRGEENRRSP; this is encoded by the coding sequence ATGACGTTCGAACACCAGGGACTGCTCTTTCGCCGTGGGAGACGGTTCCACGAGGTGGCCCGGGAGCGGCTGAGATCCGCCGTACGCGAGGACGCTCACGCGGTGCTCTCGGTCACCGACCCGGCCGCGCTCCTGGACGGGCTCACCCCGCACGAGCGCGACCGGGTGGACGTCATCGCCAGGGAGAGCCTCTACGACGCCCCCGGGCGCACTCTGGCCGCTCTGCACCGGCTGGCCCTGGCCCACGGCCCCGGGCCGGTCTGCGTGGTCGCCGAGCCCCCGCTCGCCGAACTCAGCGACGGCTCCACGATGGAACTGCGCGAGTGGCACCGGTTGGAGTCGGTGCTGAGCACCGCGCTGGCCCCGATGAGCATGCGGCTGCTGTGCGTGCACGACCAGCGCACCCTGGGTCCGGGTGTGCGCGCCGCGGTCCGTGCCACCCACCCGGCGCTGGTGGACGAGGAGGGGCCCCGACCGAACCCGGCCTACCTGGGCACCCAGGCCTTCGGGCGCCGCCCCCTGGCTCCGGAGCCGATCCCCGTGCGCGGGCCGGTGCACCGCCTGGAGATCTGCCAGTCGCTGCCCCGCCTGCGCGGGGACCTCACGTCCCTGGGCGAGGCCGTCGGGCTGCCCCGGGACCGGGTGGACAGCGTGGTCGTGGCGGTGAACGAGCTCGCCGCCAACGTGCTCGAACACGGAGCGGGCAAGGGCAGCGTGCACGTGTGGCGGGGCGAGGACCGGTGGGTGTGCGACGTCTTCGACGAGCAGGGCGGCCTCACCGACCCGCTCGTCGGCTACCGTCCGGCCGACACGCTCCGCCCGCGCGGGTACGGGCTGTGGATCGCCCGGCAGAGCTGTGACTTCCTGGAGATCAGCGGCAGCGACCAGGGTTCGCTGGTGCGGCTGCACTTCTTTGACCAGCAGGCTCGGTTTGACCAGCAGGCACGACTGGAGGAGCGGGCACAGCTGGAGGAGCGGGTGCGCGCCGAACAACCGAGACCGGACGGGCAGCGACAGCGGCGGGGCGAAGAGAACCGGCGGAGCCCGTAG
- a CDS encoding glycosyltransferase produces MKIAMVAEHANPLPAHRGEPACPTSLHVCALSRQLAKRGHKVTVYARRSDPEQPDGRTRMARGVSVAYLDAGPARPLDDSEQAEHTGAFGTALAAVLDEDGPDVLHAIGWTSGLAALHAQAHSEKDQSGTPIVQTFHSLNASEQRSGLAHRPDRARMETILASRADHVLVNSTDQQGELARLGVPRHHVSVVPFGVDPDHFSVEGSASAEPWHSRREERPRLISVTSLTGAGGAERLVEAMTRLPEAELLLVSTADDQEVALDENARKIELLAKEAGVDDRVHLTGPVERKELPRLLRSADVYVSAASYDPYGGAVLEAMACGLPVVATATGAVPGAVLHRTSGVLMRFGRPDEVARSVRAVLNTPTMSTAYGIAAVDRARSRFTWQRIAVETEIAYERSRPQQAVREDVEEDEAELLLSGSAH; encoded by the coding sequence GTGAAGATCGCCATGGTCGCCGAACACGCCAATCCCCTTCCCGCCCACCGGGGTGAACCGGCCTGCCCCACGAGCCTGCACGTGTGCGCGCTGTCCCGTCAGCTCGCCAAGCGCGGCCACAAGGTGACCGTCTACGCGCGCCGCAGCGACCCCGAGCAGCCCGACGGCCGCACGCGCATGGCCCGCGGCGTCTCCGTGGCCTACCTGGACGCCGGGCCCGCCCGACCGCTCGACGACAGCGAGCAGGCCGAGCACACCGGAGCCTTCGGCACCGCGCTCGCCGCCGTCCTCGACGAGGACGGCCCGGACGTCCTGCACGCCATCGGCTGGACCAGCGGCCTGGCCGCGCTGCACGCCCAGGCGCACAGCGAGAAGGACCAGAGCGGGACGCCGATCGTCCAGACCTTCCACTCCCTCAACGCCAGCGAACAGCGCTCCGGCCTCGCCCACCGGCCCGACCGCGCCCGCATGGAGACGATCCTCGCCTCCCGCGCCGACCACGTCCTGGTCAACTCCACCGACCAGCAGGGCGAGCTGGCGCGCCTGGGCGTGCCCCGCCACCACGTGAGCGTCGTCCCGTTCGGAGTGGACCCCGACCACTTCAGCGTCGAGGGCAGCGCCTCGGCCGAGCCGTGGCACTCCCGCCGCGAGGAGCGGCCCCGGCTGATCTCGGTCACCTCCCTGACCGGGGCCGGCGGCGCCGAGCGTCTGGTGGAGGCGATGACCCGCCTGCCCGAGGCCGAACTCCTGCTCGTCTCCACCGCGGACGACCAGGAAGTTGCCCTGGACGAGAACGCCCGCAAGATCGAGCTGCTCGCCAAGGAGGCCGGGGTCGACGACCGCGTGCACCTGACCGGCCCGGTGGAGCGCAAGGAGCTCCCTCGCCTGCTGCGCTCGGCCGACGTGTACGTCTCGGCCGCCTCCTACGACCCCTACGGCGGCGCCGTCCTGGAGGCCATGGCCTGCGGCCTGCCCGTGGTGGCCACCGCCACCGGGGCGGTCCCCGGCGCGGTCCTGCACCGCACCAGCGGCGTGCTCATGCGCTTCGGCCGCCCCGACGAGGTCGCCCGCTCCGTGCGGGCCGTACTGAACACGCCCACCATGAGCACCGCCTACGGCATCGCCGCGGTGGACCGGGCCCGCTCCCGGTTCACCTGGCAGCGCATCGCCGTCGAAACCGAGATCGCCTACGAGCGCTCCCGGCCGCAGCAGGCCGTGCGCGAGGATGTCGAAGAGGATGAGGCGGAGCTCCTCCTGTCCGGTTCGGCTCACTGA
- a CDS encoding PP2C family protein-serine/threonine phosphatase gives MGVAGGEVIVTALTHRGAIRPANEDSVVMGALTVASANMTSPVRCVLPVSEPVILAVADGIGGQAAGEIASEHAVHRMAEMGPRLNGPEEIAQLLTNIDEEIKDHALQHTEFSGMGTTVAGVLLNSDGNFWFNVGDSRTYRLEGRYLRQLSEDDSPALPPSEDGRPVTTNFITQSLGGSSGGSMHPHVGRDEAADPSAWLMCSDGLSDLVLPEEMERMIAEAGSDEAAVHALWQAAMEAGGKDNISILLARRR, from the coding sequence ATGGGTGTCGCTGGTGGGGAAGTCATTGTCACGGCCCTCACGCACCGGGGCGCTATCCGCCCCGCCAACGAGGACTCCGTGGTCATGGGTGCTCTCACCGTCGCCAGCGCGAACATGACCTCCCCGGTCCGCTGCGTGCTGCCGGTGAGTGAACCGGTCATCCTCGCGGTCGCGGACGGAATCGGCGGCCAGGCCGCGGGAGAGATCGCCTCCGAGCACGCGGTGCACCGGATGGCCGAGATGGGGCCGCGCCTCAACGGCCCGGAGGAGATCGCCCAGCTCCTCACCAACATCGACGAGGAGATCAAGGACCACGCGCTCCAACACACCGAGTTCTCCGGCATGGGGACCACGGTCGCGGGGGTCCTGCTCAACAGTGACGGCAACTTCTGGTTCAACGTGGGTGACTCCCGCACATACCGCCTGGAGGGCCGCTACCTGCGCCAGCTCTCCGAGGACGACTCCCCGGCGCTGCCTCCCTCCGAGGACGGCCGCCCCGTCACCACCAACTTCATCACCCAGTCCCTGGGCGGCAGCTCTGGCGGGTCGATGCACCCCCACGTGGGACGGGACGAGGCCGCCGACCCCAGCGCCTGGCTCATGTGCAGCGACGGCCTGTCGGACCTGGTGCTGCCCGAGGAGATGGAGCGGATGATCGCCGAGGCGGGCAGCGACGAGGCGGCCGTGCACGCCCTGTGGCAGGCCGCCATGGAGGCGGGCGGCAAGGACAACATCAGCATCCTGCTGGCCCGCCGAAGGTAG
- a CDS encoding copper resistance CopC family protein, which translates to MRSIRTAALFAPFAAALLLAPAPAFAHDVLIDSNPEDGAALDTVPEEVVLTFNNSPLAGGSGSAIVVTGPDGAENQEGELEFDGTDVSVGLSPLGEPGEYSIAYRVVSSDGHPIQDTLTFSVSEEAVAAAAPEEPEEDPAGAEEEVPAEDAETIDDSAATAENTAAEESGTSPMMVLAGIVAAVAGLGAIVLVAVRLRNRPGAGSDKGSGPDSSQK; encoded by the coding sequence ATGAGATCCATCCGTACCGCAGCCCTGTTCGCCCCCTTCGCCGCGGCGCTGCTGCTGGCCCCCGCACCCGCCTTCGCCCATGACGTGCTCATCGACTCCAACCCGGAGGACGGCGCCGCCCTCGACACCGTTCCCGAGGAGGTCGTGCTGACCTTCAACAACTCCCCGCTGGCGGGCGGCAGCGGCAGCGCCATCGTGGTGACCGGCCCCGACGGCGCCGAGAACCAGGAGGGCGAGCTGGAGTTCGACGGCACCGACGTGTCCGTGGGCCTGTCCCCGCTCGGCGAGCCGGGCGAGTACAGCATCGCCTACCGCGTGGTGTCCTCCGACGGCCACCCGATCCAGGACACCCTGACCTTCTCGGTCAGCGAGGAGGCCGTCGCGGCAGCAGCTCCGGAGGAGCCCGAGGAGGACCCGGCCGGGGCCGAGGAGGAGGTCCCCGCCGAGGACGCGGAGACCATCGACGACTCCGCCGCGACCGCGGAGAACACAGCCGCCGAGGAATCCGGCACCTCCCCGATGATGGTGCTGGCCGGTATCGTCGCGGCGGTCGCCGGCCTCGGCGCGATCGTGCTCGTCGCGGTGCGCCTGCGCAACCGTCCCGGAGCGGGCTCGGACAAGGGTTCGGGCCCAGACTCGTCCCAGAAGTAG
- a CDS encoding copper resistance protein, whose translation MRPAHGTLRLTRTALLAGASTGLAWVGHNSWAETPAGAGGFLLATAFLFGLLWRFTRIMRGFGDIFAVMALAQVALHLILQAAGPGLVALDHGTDHSGHGLLSHALGFAPGMLFAHLWAALLAAALLAHGESALWSLATALSRALPRLLRVPDLAFGTPGRTLGAPRLGAPPPPVPSAHGPRGPPGSSAFRLCS comes from the coding sequence GTGCGACCCGCTCACGGCACACTCCGCCTCACGCGCACGGCCCTCCTCGCCGGCGCGTCCACAGGCCTTGCCTGGGTCGGACACAACAGTTGGGCCGAGACGCCCGCCGGGGCCGGGGGCTTCCTCCTGGCCACGGCGTTCCTCTTCGGCCTCCTGTGGCGGTTCACCAGGATCATGCGGGGCTTCGGCGACATCTTCGCCGTGATGGCCCTCGCACAGGTCGCCCTGCACCTGATCCTCCAGGCTGCCGGGCCCGGCCTCGTCGCACTCGACCACGGAACCGACCACAGCGGGCACGGGCTGCTCTCCCACGCCCTCGGCTTCGCCCCGGGGATGCTGTTCGCACACCTGTGGGCGGCCCTGCTCGCCGCCGCGCTGCTGGCCCACGGAGAGTCCGCGCTCTGGTCCCTGGCCACCGCCCTCTCCCGTGCCCTTCCGCGCCTGCTCCGGGTACCCGACCTCGCGTTCGGTACGCCCGGTCGGACTCTCGGCGCGCCCCGGCTCGGCGCGCCCCCTCCCCCCGTGCCGTCGGCGCACGGCCCCCGCGGGCCTCCCGGTTCGTCCGCGTTCCGCCTCTGTTCCTGA
- a CDS encoding WhiB family transcriptional regulator: MNRLYHDSEDWVEQGNCRSYDPEIFFPVSSTGIGRTDTEQALDVCRSCTVRPECLRWALRAGEAHGVWGGTTPEQRRYMRRELVPAG, encoded by the coding sequence GTGAATCGCCTGTACCACGACAGCGAGGACTGGGTCGAGCAGGGAAACTGCCGCTCGTACGACCCGGAGATCTTCTTCCCGGTGAGCAGCACCGGGATCGGCCGCACCGACACGGAGCAGGCCCTGGACGTCTGCCGCAGCTGTACTGTTCGCCCGGAATGTCTGCGGTGGGCCCTTCGCGCTGGTGAGGCTCATGGAGTCTGGGGTGGGACCACCCCAGAGCAGCGTCGCTACATGCGCCGCGAGCTGGTACCGGCGGGATAG
- the ectA gene encoding diaminobutyrate acetyltransferase: protein MRLSHPSPEDGPHMWRLAGETGMDVNSPYAYTLWCRDFAATSVVARDTDGRVAAYVTGYVRPDSPDTYFLWQVAVDSAYRGQRLARRMLDFIGDAIAEQGLQYLEATVTPDNEASRALFASFARSRQTEAVWSPLFGEEHFPKHGDEPHEPEDLVRIGPFGSHPATDD, encoded by the coding sequence GTGCGCCTTTCGCACCCTTCCCCGGAGGACGGGCCGCACATGTGGCGGTTGGCCGGCGAGACGGGGATGGACGTCAACTCTCCGTACGCCTACACGCTCTGGTGCCGGGACTTCGCCGCGACCAGCGTCGTGGCGCGGGACACCGACGGCCGGGTGGCGGCCTACGTCACCGGTTACGTCCGTCCCGACAGCCCGGACACGTACTTCCTCTGGCAGGTGGCCGTCGACTCCGCGTACCGGGGTCAGCGGCTGGCCCGCCGGATGCTCGACTTCATCGGCGACGCGATCGCCGAGCAGGGCCTTCAGTACCTCGAAGCGACCGTCACTCCCGACAACGAGGCCTCCCGAGCCCTCTTCGCGTCCTTCGCGCGGAGCCGGCAGACCGAGGCCGTGTGGAGCCCGCTCTTCGGTGAGGAGCACTTCCCGAAGCACGGTGACGAGCCCCACGAGCCCGAGGACCTCGTCCGCATCGGGCCCTTCGGCTCGCATCCCGCCACCGACGACTGA
- the ectB gene encoding diaminobutyrate--2-oxoglutarate transaminase, giving the protein METFQRLESEVRGYCRNWPVVFDKAVGSHVYDESGKPYLDFFAGAGSLNYGHNNPELKTSLIEYLTDDRIVHSLDAYSVAKREFLKTFEDLILKPRNLDYKIQFPGPAGNNAVEAALKLARKYTGRQTIINFTNGFHGMTLGALAVTGNSMKRGGAGVPLDHVATMPFDNYLDGKTPDFLWLRTLLDDSGSGLDAPAAVIVEGIQGEGGINVASAEWLRGLSELCQEYGILLILDDIQMGCGRTGKFFSFEEAGIVPDIVTLSKSISGYGLPMALTLFKRELDVWEPGEHNGTFRGFNPAMVTGAEALRRFWSDDAFAEATIAKGDMVEARLAEMAAEHADFGAHVRGRGLARGLAFDAEGDIAKKVAAESFDRGLLLETSGPEDEVAKLLPPLTATEEELTAGLDIMADAARAAVKAAAQPA; this is encoded by the coding sequence ATGGAGACCTTCCAGCGCCTCGAGTCCGAAGTCCGCGGATACTGCCGGAACTGGCCGGTCGTCTTCGACAAGGCGGTCGGCAGCCACGTTTATGACGAGTCGGGAAAGCCCTACCTGGACTTCTTCGCCGGGGCCGGATCGCTCAACTACGGTCACAACAACCCCGAGCTGAAGACCTCGCTCATCGAGTACCTGACGGACGACCGCATCGTCCACAGCCTCGACGCCTACAGCGTGGCCAAACGCGAGTTCCTGAAAACCTTCGAGGACCTCATCCTCAAACCGAGGAACCTGGACTACAAGATCCAGTTCCCCGGTCCCGCGGGGAACAACGCGGTCGAGGCCGCGCTCAAACTGGCCCGCAAGTACACCGGTCGCCAGACCATCATCAACTTCACCAACGGCTTCCACGGCATGACCCTGGGCGCCCTGGCCGTCACCGGCAACTCCATGAAGCGCGGCGGCGCCGGCGTTCCGCTGGACCACGTGGCGACCATGCCGTTCGACAACTACCTCGACGGCAAGACCCCGGACTTCCTGTGGCTGCGCACGCTCCTGGACGACAGCGGCAGCGGCCTGGACGCCCCGGCCGCCGTCATCGTCGAGGGGATCCAGGGTGAGGGCGGCATCAACGTCGCCAGCGCCGAGTGGCTGCGCGGGCTCTCCGAGCTCTGCCAGGAGTACGGGATCCTGCTGATCCTGGACGACATCCAGATGGGCTGCGGCCGTACCGGCAAGTTCTTCAGCTTCGAAGAGGCCGGCATCGTCCCGGACATCGTCACCCTGTCCAAGTCCATCAGCGGTTACGGCCTGCCGATGGCGCTCACGCTGTTCAAGCGCGAGCTGGACGTGTGGGAGCCGGGCGAGCACAACGGCACCTTCCGTGGCTTCAACCCGGCCATGGTCACCGGTGCCGAGGCGCTGCGCCGCTTCTGGAGCGACGACGCCTTCGCCGAGGCCACCATCGCCAAGGGCGACATGGTCGAGGCCCGCCTCGCCGAGATGGCCGCCGAGCACGCCGACTTCGGCGCGCACGTGCGCGGCCGCGGCCTGGCCCGTGGTCTGGCCTTCGACGCCGAGGGCGACATCGCCAAGAAGGTCGCCGCCGAGTCCTTCGACCGCGGCCTGCTCCTGGAGACCTCCGGTCCCGAGGACGAGGTCGCCAAGCTGCTCCCGCCGCTCACCGCGACGGAGGAGGAGCTGACCGCCGGCCTGGACATCATGGCCGACGCCGCCCGCGCCGCCGTCAAGGCCGCCGCGCAGCCCGCCTAA
- a CDS encoding ectoine synthase — protein sequence MIVRSLDEVNDTDADIKTENWRSRRIVLAKEKVGFSFHETVLYAGTESTFWYANHIELVHCIEGEAELTNEETGEKHIITPGTLYLLNGHEKHTVRPKTDFRVLCVFNPPVTGREVHDENGVYPLVVEEDANA from the coding sequence GTGATCGTTCGCAGTCTGGACGAGGTCAACGACACCGACGCTGACATCAAGACCGAGAACTGGCGCAGCCGTCGGATCGTCCTGGCCAAGGAGAAGGTCGGCTTCTCCTTCCACGAGACCGTCCTGTACGCGGGCACCGAGTCGACGTTCTGGTACGCCAACCACATCGAACTCGTGCACTGCATCGAGGGCGAGGCCGAGCTGACCAACGAGGAGACCGGGGAGAAGCACATCATCACCCCGGGCACCCTCTACCTGCTGAACGGCCACGAGAAGCACACGGTCCGCCCCAAGACGGACTTCCGCGTCCTGTGCGTCTTCAACCCGCCCGTCACCGGGCGCGAGGTCCACGACGAGAACGGCGTCTACCCGCTGGTCGTCGAAGAGGACGCCAACGCGTAG
- the ehuB gene encoding ectoine/hydroxyectoine ABC transporter substrate-binding protein EhuB has translation MTGLAACSRVDDGGGGGTGADGEEGQSTLERLREQGFVAVALANEVPFGFVDSSGEAAGQSPAVARAVFEELGVPEIQASATSWDGLIPGLQANRYDVIAAGVFITPERCEQVAFTEPTATSPEAFLVDEGNPHGIQHFEDFADNPDLTLAVLNGSVEQTYAEYFGVPGGQLELIPDQTRGFELLQSGRVDAVSMLAVSHTYLLIERDLEDEYTVTDPFYPVMNDNEEKGWGGLCVRQEDEELLSEMNRVIGEFKESGRLLELGEEWGFTEDDLPDETTTAELCEG, from the coding sequence GTGACCGGACTCGCAGCCTGCAGTCGAGTCGACGACGGCGGTGGCGGCGGTACCGGGGCCGACGGCGAGGAGGGGCAGAGCACCCTCGAACGCCTGCGTGAACAGGGATTCGTGGCGGTGGCCCTGGCCAACGAGGTGCCCTTCGGCTTCGTCGACTCCTCCGGTGAGGCGGCCGGGCAGTCCCCGGCGGTGGCCCGGGCGGTCTTCGAGGAACTGGGTGTCCCGGAGATCCAGGCGTCGGCGACCTCGTGGGACGGTCTGATCCCGGGCCTGCAGGCCAACCGCTACGACGTCATCGCCGCCGGTGTGTTCATCACCCCCGAGCGCTGTGAGCAGGTCGCGTTCACCGAACCGACCGCCACCTCGCCCGAGGCCTTCCTGGTGGACGAGGGCAACCCGCACGGCATCCAGCACTTCGAGGACTTCGCCGACAACCCCGACCTCACCCTCGCCGTGCTCAACGGTTCGGTGGAGCAGACCTACGCCGAGTACTTCGGCGTGCCCGGCGGCCAGCTGGAGCTCATCCCGGACCAGACCCGCGGTTTCGAACTGCTGCAGAGCGGTCGCGTCGACGCTGTGTCCATGCTGGCGGTGTCCCACACCTACCTGCTGATCGAGCGCGACCTCGAGGACGAGTACACCGTCACCGACCCCTTCTACCCCGTGATGAACGACAACGAGGAGAAGGGCTGGGGCGGGCTGTGCGTCCGCCAGGAGGACGAGGAACTGCTCTCGGAGATGAACCGGGTCATCGGTGAGTTCAAGGAGAGCGGTCGTCTGCTCGAGCTCGGCGAGGAGTGGGGCTTCACCGAGGACGACCTGCCCGACGAGACCACCACAGCGGAACTCTGCGAGGGCTGA
- the ehuC gene encoding ectoine/hydroxyectoine ABC transporter permease subunit EhuC has translation MEFLLEQWPRFVDGAWLTIQLTLGGIVLAFVLAMFFGILGTVQHWLARAVATVYVEVFRGIAALVVMYWFIYALPVATGFQLDDMFAAILALGLNLGAYGAEVVRSSINAVPKAQIEATVSLNMSWPQRMRLVVLPQAWAQMLPTFGNLVVELMKATAVVYLVGLHDLSWVADDLRRLSGETIPVFIVAFALYYLIAQVLIFCVRLLERRANQKLGRTPPSGGGIMGLLRPPAVGTKVGVAK, from the coding sequence GTGGAGTTTCTTCTAGAACAGTGGCCACGCTTCGTTGACGGAGCGTGGCTCACCATCCAGCTCACGCTCGGTGGCATCGTCCTGGCCTTCGTCCTGGCGATGTTCTTCGGCATTCTGGGTACCGTCCAGCACTGGCTGGCCAGGGCCGTCGCCACGGTGTACGTGGAGGTGTTCCGGGGCATCGCGGCACTGGTCGTCATGTACTGGTTCATCTACGCCCTGCCCGTGGCGACCGGCTTCCAGCTGGACGACATGTTCGCCGCGATCCTGGCGCTGGGCCTGAACCTGGGCGCCTACGGGGCCGAGGTGGTGCGCTCCTCGATCAACGCCGTGCCCAAGGCGCAGATCGAGGCGACCGTCTCACTGAACATGTCCTGGCCGCAGCGCATGCGCCTGGTGGTCCTGCCCCAGGCCTGGGCGCAGATGCTGCCCACGTTCGGCAACCTGGTCGTGGAGCTGATGAAGGCGACGGCCGTGGTCTACCTGGTGGGTCTGCACGACCTCTCCTGGGTCGCCGACGACCTGCGCCGCCTGTCCGGCGAGACGATCCCGGTCTTCATCGTGGCCTTCGCCCTCTACTACCTGATCGCCCAGGTCCTGATCTTCTGTGTGCGGCTGCTCGAACGCAGGGCCAACCAGAAGCTGGGTAGGACCCCGCCGTCAGGCGGCGGGATCATGGGGCTGCTGCGACCCCCGGCGGTCGGTACGAAGGTGGGGGTGGCCAAGTGA